The Lutibacter sp. A64 genome segment TTTTTTACAAGTATATACACCAGATACTAGAGATTGTATTGCCATTGAACCAATGACTTGCGCTCCAAATAGTTTTAACAATAAAAATGGCTTACTTACTTTAGAAGCTGATCAAAAATATACTTGGACAGTAGATTTAAACTATTCTATTTAAATAAACATCTTCTCAAATATAACTATTAAAATTGTTAAAATAATATTTTTCAAACCTAACAGGTTTTAAAAGCCTGTTAGGCTTAACAACTTAACTAAGTAATTAAGCTATCATTTTATAAATAAAACCGCCATATAAAGCAATTAAGATAAGACCTTCTTTCCAACTCAATTTCATTTTTACAGGTGCAAAAACCAATGGAAGTACTAAAAGTGACACACCAAGCATCCAATAAATATCGCTAGTTAACAAACCTTGATCTTTTACGGTAACTGGAGTAATTATAGAAGTTATTCCTAAAACAGCTAAAATATTAAACACATTAGAACCAATTAAATTTCCTAAAGAAATTGCTTTTTCCTTTTTTAGTATAGCAATAACTGAAGCAGCTAATTCAGGTATACTTGTACCAACCGAAACAATTGTAACACCAATAACACGCTCACTAACATTAAATTTAGTTGCTAAACCAACAGCACCATCAATTAACAATTCTGAGCCTCCCCAAAGTGCAACACCACCAATTACTAAAAATAACACATCTTTGTAAAGCGGCAATTCCTCATTATCATCTGGTAAATCTTCAATAACAGCAGGTTTTTGAAATTTTAATAAATAAAATAAAAAAACTACAAGCATTAAAAATAATATAATTCCTTCATATCTTACCAAAACACCATCAAAAGCTATAAAGCCATAAAGTAATAATGAAGAAAGCATCATTACAGGCCAATCTGTTTTATAAAAACTTTTTTCAACACTAATTGTTGAAATTAAAATAGTGATTGCTAAAACCAATCCTAAATTTGCAATATTAGAACCAATAACATTTCCAAGTGCTAAATCTGCGTAACCATCTAAAGCCGATTTTACACTCACAATTAACTCTGGAGCAGAAGTTGCAAAGGAAACTACCGTCATACCAATTACAATCTTTGGTATTTCTAAACGTAAAGAAAACCCAACTGCAGCTTTTAACAACCAATTTCCTCCCAATATTAATATCACCAATCCAACAACAATAAACAGTAAATTCATAAAAAATATTTTGTGCAAATATAACAGAAATAAAATCGTAAAGAATGAAGTTTTAAAATTTGAACAACTTAAAATTTAGTTAAATAACTATTTATTTAGTTGTACAACTAAATAAATAGTTTATATTTGACTTATAATTTCAAAAAATATGGAAAAACTCACCAATAAAGAAGAAGAAATAATGCAGGTTTTGTGGAAGTTAAAAAAAGCTTTTGTTAAAGAAGTTGTTGCCGAATTACCTAAACCTAAACCACATTACAACACCGTTTCTACAGTTATTAGAAAAATGGAGGATAAAGGTTTTATAAAACATGAAGCTTTTGGAAATACGCACCGCTACTATCCTATAATTTCAAAAGAAGACTACAGAAAAGGCTACTTTTCAAATGCTATTCAAAATTATTTTGAAAATTCTTATAAAAATGTGGTATCATTTTTTGCAAAAGAAGAAAAAATTAGCACGGATGAATTGCGAGAAATTATTAAACTAATTGAAAACAAAAAATAATGGAATTTTTACTTAAAGCAAGCGGATTAATAACCACTCTATTTCTATTTTATATTGTATTTTTAAAAAATGATACTTTTTATAAATCAATTCGTCATTATTTTTTGTTAGGACTTTTATGCTCTTTAGCAATTCCTTTTATAGAAATTCCAATCTATGTAGAACAAGCTATCAATAATTTTAACACAACAAACATAGCTACTACAGTAAATATTGTAAATTCTCCAGAAGAAGAAAGTTTTAATTGGTTATTAATAACTCCAATTATTTA includes the following:
- a CDS encoding calcium/sodium antiporter, producing the protein MNLLFIVVGLVILILGGNWLLKAAVGFSLRLEIPKIVIGMTVVSFATSAPELIVSVKSALDGYADLALGNVIGSNIANLGLVLAITILISTISVEKSFYKTDWPVMMLSSLLLYGFIAFDGVLVRYEGIILFLMLVVFLFYLLKFQKPAVIEDLPDDNEELPLYKDVLFLVIGGVALWGGSELLIDGAVGLATKFNVSERVIGVTIVSVGTSIPELAASVIAILKKEKAISLGNLIGSNVFNILAVLGITSIITPVTVKDQGLLTSDIYWMLGVSLLVLPLVFAPVKMKLSWKEGLILIALYGGFIYKMIA
- a CDS encoding BlaI/MecI/CopY family transcriptional regulator, which gives rise to MEKLTNKEEEIMQVLWKLKKAFVKEVVAELPKPKPHYNTVSTVIRKMEDKGFIKHEAFGNTHRYYPIISKEDYRKGYFSNAIQNYFENSYKNVVSFFAKEEKISTDELREIIKLIENKK